The Camelus dromedarius isolate mCamDro1 chromosome 8, mCamDro1.pat, whole genome shotgun sequence DNA segment TCTAAAACTATTACTTGTTTTGGTTCAATTGTTTTAGATGACCAGAATCTATAGTAGCTTAATATTTTTGACTGTTCCACACTCAGGGTATTGATCAATTCTTGGCATTTTCTGACAGCCTGAGAAAAATCAATGCTTACAtctctcttgcttttttcttGTAGGGGGATATGAGACTTTCCACTCAGAATATCCTGAGTGTTGTGTGGATGTAAAACCCATTTCACAAGAGAAGGTTGAAACCGAGAGAGCCCTCATCAGTCAAAGTGGGAAACCAGTGCTCAACATCAGTTACAGGCCGGCTTACGACCAGGTACATGGCGTGGAAGTGGCATCTTGGCTCTGGTCCCCGCACAGCACCGTGACTTCCCCTCTCCCTACTCAGCCACGCTGGTTGGTTCTTTTGCGGATCAGGGAGTTGGCAGAGGCTTCTAGCTTTAGAGAGCCTCTGTTGCTTGCCAACTTGAGTTTCCATCCAAGAGTAAATGGGCTTCCTTCCAGCAAATAAGCTGACAAGAGCAAACGAGCCTCAGGATGCTTGACGGCTTCTGGAGGAAAAGGGAAGTGAAAAGATACATTAATACTAGCTGGCCTGGGAGGTGCAAAGAAGCTTTGAAATATCAGTTTAGGTTTCTCTGAAGACGTTTCAGAGCTGACTTTCAGGCTACCTGCGTTGATCTTCGTAATTGTTCATGTTTTGCAGTTTCTGCAAACCAACCTGGTACCTGTCAAGGCGTTTCTTGTTGGTATTTTTAACTGAGATGGGGCAGGAGGAACATTGGGGGAGGGTTGTAGAGAAACTACTGTTTGGATGGCTAAGCAGCCTTTCCGAAGGGTTTTTGATGCTTATAATTCCATAAATTCTGAAACCAGAGGAGAGCAAGAGATAATAGAGGATTTCTTGTGTCTGCAAACATGAGTTTTCTCTTTTCGTTCAAAGAATTGTACTTTAattaaaggaaggaaaagtggAAGGCTTGGTCATGGGGTTACCTACGATGTAGGAAGATGAGGGAGAAGCAGGTGAGGACTCAAATCTGCAGAAACCAAAGATCAAAACCCAccttcccactttacagagggaaaaactgTCATGGCTGGTGGGATGATTGATTTCGTCAAGAATCCTGCAGCAGGGTTCATGTCAGCACTAGGCCCAGAACCTCCTTCTCTTAACTCCCTGTTCTGGTTTTTTTCAGGACCCTGTTCTTTTTCCCACATGCCTTCTTTTGGAAGAAGGCCATTCTAGGCACCTGACTTGGTAGGAGGATCTTTTCAAGTTCTTCCCACAGAATAAGAACACATCCAAATCATAAGAAGGAAGATTTCTAGACGCTGCCTAAAATGCCAGCTGCCCACCACAAGCAGAGCTCTGCCCTGGGGATAACCTTCCAAGGACAGCCAGGTGGCCTTTCCTTGAAAGGGATCCTTGGTCAGGAGGAAGCCTATTAGCTTGGCAAGGTGCCAgggttattattttgtttgttttcctttattaaaattaCAGTGTATGATGAACCCTTAGCTTTCAAGCCATGGGCATCCGGCTTAGCTggatttctatttttgtttgtttgtttgggtggTGTTTCCCCCCTCTTTTctcagaaagtgaaagagaaatgagaatttGCAGGATGTTGTGAAAGCATAGCAGACCTTTGGCCAAGCAAGGACCGGGGAGGCCCTGATGTGTCTCCTGGGTTCATCTGGGGAACCCCCCAGCGTTTCTTCTTAGTAGCGCTTCTGCACTGAGAGAAGCCAGGCGAGGTCATGTTAACCTTTGGGGTTTCTGAAGGCCTTTGGTGTCTTCCTCTTGAGTCTAAAGAGAAGattcaaaaaaaggaaagaaatgtggtTTCAGGGTGTGGGGCTAAGCTCCAGAAGAAATTGGATAGGATCCCAGGCCTGTGGTGTCAGCATTTTCCAGCCACTAAAGAGATGAGAGATCTATGTAGGTACATCTAAAGTGTTAAGCTCAGGGACCAGCTAATAAAAATACTGGTTGTTACTATTGTACGGTCTGTAAAATCCTGTATAACTTTCTTTCAAGTGGCCAGACTTGCCTTTGCTTTAAACACCTGActtctcaggaaagaaaaagcaaacaccaCATGCAGGGTAATTTGAGAATTGCCTGCTGCCGGCCCTCGTCCCCTGCCGCTTTCCCTGTTGTGGGTCTGCCCCAAGGTTTCCATTCCACTCTTATTCCAGGACAGGAAATAGAAACACAGGAGGCGGATGGATGATACAGGAATGGCTCCCAAAGGCACAGCCACTGTCCCCCTAGACCAGTGTTTTCCCTCTAAATCCCCAGGGGCTCCCATTGTTCCAATTATGGAACAATGGCTTTTCCTGCCACCCTGGAAATGCTGAGATGGCCAGAGCCAGACTAGCTAGCAGTTCTTTTTAGCTTTGCCTCAGGGGTAGATGGTCTCTGGTTCTAATGGGGATCCTCCTTAACTAGAAACCTGCTGTGTGGGTGGCCTCCCAAAAGGCTGAGGATGTCAGCATCTCTCACCAAAACTCAGCCCCACTTGAAGAAGAGCAGGGGTGGAGGACGCCCCTCTGCTCACGGCCTAACAGCTTTTCTTTACCTGAGGATCCTGGGTGGATCGTGACTATTCTCGCTTTGGAGAAGCGtacttttttggaggggtggggctAGGGGAGGAAACCCATTTAACCTCCCTGAGATCCAGCTGCATCTTAGGGTTCACAATGTCCCAGTTTTGATGAAAGACATTATATACAATGTCTGGATTGTGAAGAGGGGAGCTCACCTTGTTGAACCCTTTTCTATTTTATCTAGAAGGAAACCAAGGCTGCCCCTGAGGTTAAAGGGCTTGCCCTGGCACTCTCAGGGCAGCTAGAACTTCCACACGGGCCTCTTGAGGCTTCCATCACAACACACGCTTCTCATCTTGTCAGCATAGGAAGGCCGCCGGCATTTCCTACCATTTcgatatatatataagaaaatgaaaatcttggCTGTGTGGGATTTGCTGTCATTGAGTCACAAGGCAGTGATGTAAGGTAGAGAGTTTGCCAGGATGGAGGCTCCACCCACACTCGTGAACTGCCCTGCCTCTGAACCTTCTCTACCTGGAAACCAGAAAGGGAGCCTCCCACCTTAAAGCAAATAGGTTAGGTCAGGGTTGTTTTGCTCCTCTCCCGAAAGAGCCAGCCAATCCAACATTTCCTGGTTGTCTTTTGCCCCTGCTTCCAGGGCGGCCCGGTTGAAATCCTTCCATTCCTCTACCTTGGAAGTGCCTACCATGCATCCGAGTGCGAGTTCCTTGCCAACCTGCACATCACGGCCCTGCTGAATGTCTCACGGCGGACCTCCGAGGCCTGCATGACCCACCTACACTACAAATGGATCCCTGTGGAAGACAGCCACACAGCTGACATCAGCTCCCACTTTCAAGAAGCAATAGACTTCATCGGTAGGTGCAGCCATTCCCCCTCAGCTGTTTTGGGGACCCCCCAGGTGTTCTTAGATTTCAATGTACTGATGGGGGCTCCCTTCACTGAGAAGAAAAGCATCTTGTTTGTGCAGCCACCACAAGTTGGAGCCAAGAAGGGATGCATCTACCaaaaaggcagagggaaggatTTGAGTTGCTATTAATAGGGGCTTTAATTTGCaagataaatgaattaatataattttatggcTGGACTCATTGCCGCTCTTGTTAGTGTTTCTGGCTGGGCAGGAAGTGGGGTGCATGTGTGCGTGATGCTTCACATCaaggaagcaggggagggaaAAACCACCCAAACTGTGCTTCTACGTAGGttgggatatttttaaaagcaaacagaaggaATGAGAGAGCACTACTTACGCATTGAGCCCCTGGGGCTCCGGCAGCTTTCCATGGTTTTTGGCAAACTGCTTTGGGGGCAGTCTGTTTTGCATTTCAGCTAATTTTGGATTGAAGATAGCACTCTTCTCAAGCCCTGTGCTTTATGCACAGAGAAGTTGGCATATTTTTGCATCCTTTGTATATTCTGTGAGGCAGTTATCATTTACTCCATTGTGTAGACCTGGAAACCtttggtccctctgcctggagaggactttgggtCTTGGGATTCCAGCTTCTCAGTGTAGCCTGAATGGTTCTCTTTGTCTGATATCTTTTCTTCCCCATCCCTCTCCCTCAGAGGCTAGGCTAACTGTTGGGTCGCAAATTTGCGAGACCCACTCCCCATCCTTGTGGTCCTgacccctttccttctttccctttaaaCATGCAGAGTTGTTGAAGCAGAGAAATGTTCTTCCTGCTTCTTGCCCTGACGGATGTTGGAAGGGAAAAGGCAGGTGTTGGGTGCAGCAATGATACTACTTAGTGCAGGGAGCCATTAAAGGGTCCCCTACCCCGTCAGCCACATGCTGGGCCCCCTTGGCTCCTCGCACATGGTTTCTACTGCACAGGAAACCCTATGAGAAACTCACCAGAGGCAAAGGGCCAAGCCTGCCCTCCCTGGCCCCTGAGCCTCTAGGCTGAACTGAGTCCTTTGGAGTTGCTGAGAGGCAGCCAAAGTGATGGGTTCAGGGTGAGAAACCCTTAACTTGTTCTCCCTGTCCCCGTCCCTGGGAATGCCTTGCCCTTCTCAGGCTGTTATTTAATTACCTGGATAGCTACTCAGTGAGATCATGAAACCCGCCCCCATCTGCTTCCCAGAAACCTCCCTCCCCATCTTATGTGTGCATTGTGTTTGTTTATATACATAACTGCACAAACCCACAGCTTTCTGAAAGAACATGGGATGCTTTTCCCCAGACTCCTTGGCCTGCTGAAGGAAGGAGGGGCCGAGGCCAAACCAGGCACTTACCCCTTCCGAGGGCCACATGAAAGGCAAGCCCTGAGGGGTGGAGTGGGATCCAGAAGCAACACATTGTAGGCCCTTTGCTTTCTGAGATGTGGCTTTGGGCCAATTAAAAGCTACACTACTCGGAGGCCAGTGGAGGAGCAAAGGAAAATCGGAGTCACAACCCTGTGGTCCTAGGGACTTAAGAGTCCCCTTTGAACTCACTTACAgggactttcttcttccttttgagtCAGAGACTGTATGGGGTGCACCTCTCATGAGCTACCATGGAGTATCCTTTGGGGTTTTCACTCTGATGGGATTCCTCCGTGATCCCTCAGAAACTTGATCTTTTTGATCTTATAggtacatttgcaaacttcttgaACTTGAGGAGGGAGGTGGGTAAGGGGGCTGACCTTTTATTTGCCCTTCAAAATCTTAAATGCTTTTGCATGCTGTGGCCTTACATAATACCAGGTATATCTAACTTCCTGTGATGTAATTGTTTCCCCACTAGCAAGAGAGGGAATTGGAAAGCcttttttgtggtttttatttggtatgtaaatatatttaaccttttacctctgcccatttttgggggAGGAGTGGAAAAGAAATGGAGGGCACCCCACCTTTTGTCATATTGGGCTAACGAATGCTAACCAATGGTGGTAGCTTTATAGCAGTGACTCCCATTGTTGTGCAAGATGGAGTTTGCCAGAGCCATTTATATCCTTCATCTAGTAAGCGTCACTTAGCCAAGGCTATAATTAGTGGCTGTGCATTATTTATTGTATGTTTGGTTGGTGGGAATCCTTGGGGCTGAGCCAAGCATCCTGCCCTGTGACAGCCAAACAAGGGTGGCCGGGGAGACTGGAAGGCCTCTACCAGGATGTGGGCTAGGTCATCGCCTTTAGAATCAGACCCCCAGAGACAAATTGCTTCTCTGAGTCAGTCTTTGAGCCTGGGACCCTCTCAGAAAAATGTGGATGCCCAGTAAAAACTTACATTCAATTTCAAGGATTTTTCCAAAGACCTCTTGAAACCCATCCTATCCGTAGAACCCAAGTTAAGATGGCATCCCCAGGAAGCAGGTTATGCCAGGTCTAGCGCCTCTAGTGGCAGAACCTGTGCAAGAATCCTGAAGAACTGGGAAGCAGCTCTAAGGGTTGTAAAGGTCCTATGGAAGTATACATCATTGGGAGACCCCAAAAGCTCTATCCTCACCAGTGGGGATTAAAGACTGGCAGCAGACTCATGTGGGAACATAGCATAGCGGTTAAGCAGGTAGACTGTTTGATAActaggtcattttttttaaaactcctttaATTAAACCAATTGTCTTTGGGTTCCAATCCCAACTCATTCccactgtttttcctttcttccagactgtgtcagggaagagggaggcaaggTCCTGGTCCACTGTGAGGCTGGGATCTCCCGCTCACCCACCATCTGCATGGCTTACCTCATGAAGACCAAGCAGTTCCGCCTAAAAGACGCCTTCGATTACATCAAGCAGAGGAGGAGTGTGATCTCGCCCAACTTCGGCTTCATGGGCCAGCTCCTGCAGTATGAGTCTGAGATCTTGCCTTCCACGCCTAccccccaggctccctcctgccAAGGGGAGGCAGCCGGCCCTTCGTTCATAGCCCATTTGCAGACACTGAGCCCCGACGTGCAGGGTTCGTACTGCACATTCCCTACCTCGGTGCTGGCACCAGTGCCCACCCACTCGACGGTCTCAGAGCTCAGCCGGAGCCCCATGGCCACAGCCACATCCTGCTAAAACCAGGATAGAggagccagcccagccccacgAACAACTGTGATTTTGTATTTTGACTCATTGACATTTCATACCTGTGCAATACTGAAGACCTCACTCTGTCCCGCTGCCCCGATGGGACAATGAGTGGTCACCAGGTTTGCAAACAAACTTCAGACTGATCTCGGGGATAGGTTCTCGGGACCGAAGGAAGGCCAAGCCATTACAAGAGCACACACGTGCTGACTACTGTACTTCCAGAACCCCTGCCCTCAGGACTGCCCGGCCTTTGCACCTCAAAGTTCGCCTTTTCATTTCAAGCATAAGGCAATAAATACCTGCAGCAACTTGGGGGAGAGCAGTCGCAAGACCAGGAGAAAAGGCAGTAACAAAGCCAATTCACCTTGAAGGAAGCACAATTTCCACCTTACATTTTTAACTTTGGCAGCCTCGGGATCTGTCTCTGTTGCTTCAGGGCATAAGCTGATCTGGTCACCATCTAGTCGGGAAAGTAACCCTACAGGGCTTTAGGGAACACAGCGTATATGCTGATTTGAACCCTCATATGTTTTCGAGACTCCATCCTGAGTCCAGTGGAGTCAGCTGGGTGAAGTAGACGGTAACAGCCTGGTTTCCCTTTCACTGTGGGTTCTTCCCTGACTTTGGACTTCGGCATGATTCTTACTCATACTTGAACCTTTCTCGTTGCACCTCTCCTCAAAGCAACTCTTGTGTTATTTGAAGAGTTCTTTAGACCATAGACCAAAAATCACCCCTTTGAGGTGGTGGCAGTAGGTGCCAGGAGAGAAAGGGTACCTACTGCCTGGGTCAGTGGCATTGAAACGGTCGTCACCCCAGCTTGCTGTCCTTACACGTGCTTGTCTCGTCTCTGGTGACACATGttttcctccctgcccctgggggtTGTCTTCAAGCTGTTGACTTCTGGGATTTGCAGATTTCTCAATGTGGTACTACTTCTTTTTTTGTCTGTAGGTtatttctccaggggaaaaggcAATAATTTCCTAAAATCCATATGAATGTGAAGAAAAGCAGTATGTTACtggttgttgttgtcgttgttgttgtatgttgtttttttatagtgcaaaataaaaagagtaaaaagaaaaaagtgcttcTTCATGTTGGTGAGTTGGGCAGGGATACATTGAGGTGGGGACCCAGCCTGCCTCACTGGGTTTTACTTCCAAATGAACCCCAAGGGTGTGCAGCTGGAGGCATGAGGCTGTGCATTTGCTCACAAGCTTGCAATCTTGACAATGATACAGAACAGTGCTTTCCAACTGAGAGGCTTCCCTGAGCAAGCTTGCAAGACAATTCCTTAGGCGCAGTCTACATGGAGAGCATCCTCCTATCCTGGGCTCTTCACTTCCATGAGCCCCAGGGAAAGAGTCCAACTCGAACCTCAGCTTCTTCATGTATGAAATGAGTGAACTGAGCTAGATGATCCTAAAAGTCCCTTAAAGCTCTAGGCCCTTGATTCCAGCCAACCTGAGGTCAGCTTCCTCCCTCCAAGCTGGTGGTCAGCCTCTGCCCTCCAGTCCCTGGCATACAGCAGACATTCAGAAAAGTTTGGGGAAATGACCAAGGGACAGATAAGTGAACTAGGTGAAGGTTCACCTTAAGGTCCTGTTCTCCCTCTTTATACCCTTTGGAATTAATTTTTCCAGATAATACCCTCAGGAGTTCCTAGGTAAACCCCTCGATGACTGGGTTTAAATCCAAGGCTGAATCAGCTTGCCTTCTGAATAATTTTCTCTGTGTGGTGTTGGAAGGAAGGGGCTTATCCCAAGGCTTGTGCCTCTGCTCCAGCCTAACTCTTGAGGCCCCTGTTTCCTAATCAGGGGGAACTGGAAACTGGCTGGGATTTATACCATCACAGGTGCCTGACACAAGGATTCCAATCCATACCCCTTGATTACTGGGGGCCCAAAGAGGCCTCCAGCTCCCTCCACAGGTGCCATGTCAGCAAATAGCAAGAAGGCGGCCGAGCCCAGGGTAGCCCAGCTCTTTCTAAACGTCTCACCTCAGAGGATTTGCTTGAGGTCTTGCTTCCCACACAACTTTCTTTTCCCACAGTGTCCTTGGAAAGTCCTCAGATAAGAATGTCACCCAGACTAGGGAGGCTGCATTTCTTTCAGCCTATACCCCTCACCTGCATAATCCAAGCAGGGCTTCCAGGGGAAGAAAGTGGAGTGAAGAGCACTGTACAGGGAAGGGGAAGTCCTGGGTTCTAACCCTCACTGGGCCCCTAACTCCACTGCTTTGGTGCTAATCTCTAACCTCGCTGGACCAAACTTCAGGGCTTGGTCGACCTGATGCCTGAGGTCCCTGCCTGGTTTCCCATCTCTGAGCTTCCTTTCACCTTTGGAGTGTGTCCCATTGTGAGAGCCTGTCCAGGTGCTGAATGGCTGAAGGGGCCTtgagaagggagaggcagggagggagaagctGGGTGCAGGCTGGGTGATGTGCTAAGCCGCGTCCCACTTGCTGacatttgctttattgcattaaAGTCTTTCTCTGAAGGGTGAGTAAGTCCTCTAAATCAGGCATATGAGGATTGCTCATAAGCCAGTGAGTCACTGGAGGGTAAGCCAAGTGAAGCCCCGCAGCTGGGGATGGCTCTGTAACTCTCACTCCCTTAATAGTCTCCTCATTAATTACACCTCCATTTTTACCCAGACCAACTTTACACTGGCTTTCAGTGCAAGGTGGGGAATTAAAGTGGTGTTGTCCAGGTCTTTCATTCCCCAGGTTTTGAAGAAACACCTCTATTGGTCTCCAGCAAGGTTTCAGGTAGAGATGTGTCTGGGAGAATAGAGATGTTAATTCTCCCCTATTCTGTTTCCTAGCTGAGTCTGTGAGCCCCTCAGTTCTACCCTAGCTCCTTAGCTAGGTCTGACCTAGGAACAGGAAATGTGTGAGCAGCTCACACCAGTATGCTGGCAGGAGCCCTGTGTACCGATGGTTCTCCTTTGTGTGAGGACCCAGGGTAAAAATCACCCCAGATAGCAATACCCTGAAAGGCTGTATCTCACGGAGTTGCTGGTGGTTTATCTTCTGAACATCATAAAGTTGATGACTGCCCCTGTTTCCCTCCTTGCTCAGGCCACTAGGCAGCTCAGAACCAAATTTCTAGCCTACCTCTGGCAATTTTATAGGAACGTATGGCATATATTTTGGGTATTGACTCCACCCTGTTTCCATTATAATTtcccaactttatttttcttttgcttccatTTCCAGAGTGACTTTTAAATCAAAGAACAACACTTGGGCCATAAAGATTAAATATACCACAAtgcatttatggaatgaagtgaTACATAAATACAGAGAGAAGCCTATACCTCCTCAGTGTTGCTACTCACTGTCTCACTCTGAAGGATTTATCCATGGGACTGGGTTCTTTTGCCTTCTCAGTAAATCTGCCAAGTTCTGTATTCTTTCTGGTATAAACCCATCCAGAACCCAAACCTCATGGCTAGGGCCTTGCCTCCGTGTCTTAGAATCTCTGGCACTGCCCTCCACTTTCAACCCTGTATTCTGCTGCTGGTGACCTTCTATGGGGGGAGCCCTGGCCCAGATGGACAGATTGCTCAAAGCCACAATGCAGGTGCTCCTGACCCCCCAACACTGCATGTGATGGATGTGACTCTGTGCCTAGGTAACTATCATCCCTCCTTCCATTTAACACTGTGCACCTGCTAGAACCTGGGATTAGTGGGGAGTGAGAGCTTCAAAAGTACTGATGACTGTGCACTGGACTTTCTGTCCCAGAGTGGGGCTGGCTTCTGAAGTTGAACCCATGTCCCCAGCCCCACATGATCCCCTTCTCCAGCTCCTCTCTTCTTGGCTCCAGCTCCATTGTCTCCCCTCTGGTCCCAGCACGCCTCATGCACAAGCTCCTGGATGTGCCAGCCTGTAGACGTGGCTGTGTTTACCTGGGCTAACAAACTGACCCCTGCCTTGGCTCATCCCTTGGGTCCTCCTGCATCACTTACTACCTTGTTTTGAACACCCTATTAGTCTTGCCCCCACCTCTACCCCCACCAGAGTGTGAAAAGAAGTGAATCTTTTTTAACAGTGAATTCTTATTGAACCCTGGTCCTTTCTCAGTCATTTGGCTAATATCAAAAGTGTatactaagcacctactatgtgccacaaAGCAAGATAGGCATGCACACAAGCATTGTCTCTTTAATCCTCGCCACAACTCTgtgcaaacatttttattgtctctatttCCAGATGCACAAACTGAGCCTTAGAGAtactaagtaacttgcccaaagtcacacatctAGTAAACAGCAGAGCCAGGGATGAAGCTATGCTATTGATCTTGTATCCCTCTGAGCATCTGGAGTATACAGTAGGCGCTTTTGTCCACTGGGCCTTACTTTTCAAGGAAGAGTCTCCTCGGGCCACATTAAGAAAAAGGGTTTGTGTATAGATTCGAATGGCACTTAATGCCCAGCTccactccactccagccacaatGGCTTTCTGGTGTCCCTTAAAGAAGCcatgctccctcctgcctctttaTACATGCTGGCTCCTCTGCCTGAAACACATTTCTCCCCTAAATTCACCCTTCAACTAAGTAACTCACACTGGCCCTTCACTTCTCAGCTGAAACATCACCTCTccagggaagccttcccagacttCCAAACTAGGTCAGACATCCCTGTTCAATTTCTCATACTCCCTATCAAtatcttttcttcatatttcataAAAGTTTAAgaattattcattcatctgtgatTAATGTTTGTCTTCAGACTAGAAGCACCAGGAGAACAAAGATTACATGGAATTTCAAGAGGCATCTAGCACAGGGCCTGATTtttagtaggtgttcagtaagtaCTGGTTGAGTGAAGGAGTGAATGAACAACAAGTTAGGAATGAAAAGCTGTCAGAACCAGAAGCTGCTCTCTTCATCTCTTTCAAAGCCCATGCTATCCTCTGCCCATAAGCTCATAAGCTTGTTAACCCCAGGTGCCACTTTGGACTCCCTCCCCATATCCTAAAGGAAGCAGGTTTCCTAGCTTTAATTACTGCTACCCTATTGGTCAGAGTCCATGTCACCACATCACCTCATTGGTCATTGGTCAGCCTATGGGTGGGCTGCCCTTGGGTCAGGTGTGTACCCTGGGACCAATCAGTTTCCTCTAAGTTCAGAGACCTGCCTAGCTCAGACTCCCTGAGCAGGGGctgtaaataaaacaatttcagcTAGAAGGTGTGGAGACTCTGCCACACACTTGGCTAACTTGCCAGTAAAGAGTTTAATTAATGCCCACAGACTGAGTATTCTATAAGGTTCCAGAGATGACCAGATAGCCTGGGAACAATAAAACTCAACTCTAGCCCTCCTGTATTACCTCCAGCGAGCACCCTAATATGCTCAATTAAGGTACCTAAATTTAAAATCCTAGTCATATTTATCTATAGTAGCAGGTGAGATCCCTTGCTGCctacacacccacccacccccattcaCTTATAAAGTTCATAGAAACCTAGAAGCCACTAGGTGGGAGCTTAAAATAGACCCTTGAAGCATCTGTAGGCTTTTCATTTGGGGCTTCTCCTGCAGCCAGGGGAAAATGTACTGCTTGAGAGGAATAAACCTCCTAGAGAGTGCAGCCTCAAATATATCTCTATGGTAGGAGGATGACAAAAGTTTATTTCCAGCCCATGAGGAAAAGAACAGTAGACTTAGAATCGGGAAGCCTGGCTGCCAGACCCTGGGGAACCTAACTGCTTAGGACCTTTAAAAAGTTCCTTTAAAAAGCACTTAGTATGGGCAGACTGTATGCTGGCTGTTTTGCATATGTTCTCTCATTTAAGATCCACAAAAGCCCTGAAAGAATGATATTCTTagtcctgtttcacagatgagaaaactgaggttacAAACCCAGCCCAAGGTTACATAGCTAGAGCCTGTGAACGTCAAAGCCAGTTACTCTCTCCCAAGGCCATACTCTCTCCGCTACACAGCACTGTTTTCCAGGAAAGGAAATTCAAATACTTCTCAGTTATGTGTCTCCATGTCTCCATCCCTCATATGGGGTTATGAAATCTACTTGTCCTTTGGTGCAGGGTTTCAAGCAATCTCATTGTAATGGTTCATTAACTTTACAAAGCTTTCTCTTCCAATGGTATTGAGTTTAGATTTGGAAGCCAAATTTCACGAGGGACATAGACAAACTAGTGTGTTTACAGATAATGGACAATGAAGGATTGGAGACTATGCTACATGAGAAGAGTTTGGAAAGGTAGTGATGTTTGGCCTGGAGAATAGAGCCAACGGATAGTCTGACTGAAGTTGTGTAGTTTCTAAGAACCTAAGGTCTGGAGTTTCAAtaatctgagtttgaattccggctctgccacttgctagctatGTAGACATGGACAAATTACTTCATCTATCTAACCTTCAAAATTCTTATCCATGAAAGGAGTATACTAATTGAATCTACCTTATGGGTACAATTTTG contains these protein-coding regions:
- the DUSP5 gene encoding dual specificity protein phosphatase 5, whose product is MKVTSLDGRQLRKMLRKEAAARCVVLDCRPYLAFAASSVRGSLNVNLNSVVLRRARGGTVSARYVLPDEAARARLLQEGGGGVAAVVVLDQGSRHWQKLREESAARVVLTSLLACLPAGPRVYFLKGGYETFHSEYPECCVDVKPISQEKVETERALISQSGKPVLNISYRPAYDQGGPVEILPFLYLGSAYHASECEFLANLHITALLNVSRRTSEACMTHLHYKWIPVEDSHTADISSHFQEAIDFIDCVREEGGKVLVHCEAGISRSPTICMAYLMKTKQFRLKDAFDYIKQRRSVISPNFGFMGQLLQYESEILPSTPTPQAPSCQGEAAGPSFIAHLQTLSPDVQGSYCTFPTSVLAPVPTHSTVSELSRSPMATATSC